The Aeoliella mucimassa genome includes the window AGCGCCGCGGGATCGCTTTGCTGCAAGCTGAGGCGAGTAGCTTCGTCTGCTTCGTTCAACCGCGCCAGAATCATATCCTTGGCGATAAACATGCCCATGATCGATCCCATAGGATTGAACGCTTGGGCGAAGTTCAAACGCCGCGGGGCGTTGTACTCCGGCCCCATGGCGAGAATATAGGGATTGGCCGTGGTCTCCAGAAAAGCTAGACCGCTCGTCATGATGAAGTAGGCCACCAAAAATGCCCCGAACTGCATCGACCACCCAGCGGGCACAAACAGAAAACAGCCGATCGCATATAAGGCCAGGCCCATCAACACGCCAAACTTATAGTTGAAGCGATGTATAAACAGCGCTGCCGGGATCGCCATAACACAGTAGCCGCCATAGAAAGCTCCCTGCACCAACGAACTCTGAAAGTTGCTCAGCAGCAGCACGTTTTTAAACGCGGCCACCATTGGGTTCGTGATATCGTTGGCGAATCCCCACATGGCGAATAGCGAGGTCACCAGCATAAAGGGCCCCACGTACTCTCTCGGAATCACCCGCCCGCCGGCCGGAGCCTCTGACTTTGAGTCGTCGCGAGCCGTTGGGCTGACGAACGGATTGCCTTGATCGCTAGCTGTGTTGATCGTATCGTTCGCCATCGCCCGCCGCCTGTTTGAAGGTTATGAAACGTTGAATGGAATGATGCTCGCTACACTTGAAAACCACGGACCTATTGCAGCGCCGAGCGAATGGATTGCAGCCCGACTCCAAACACCTGCTGAGCAACGCGATCGAGACTCGCAGCATCTCCTTGCAAGTGATAAGTCTCCGAGATGTGCGTGCCGGTTTCACTTGGCGAGAGTGCTAGTGCGGGGCTCGAAGTCTCCAGCTCGTAGAATGGGCCGAGTGGCTCGGCTCCAGGCTCCGGAGGACCATCGTTGTACGCGTTTACCGTATCACCAGCGAAGGGACTCTCCTGCAGTTCCCACATGGAGTTCACGTAGTCGGCGACACCTGCCGGCATATTGTACTTCACGATGGTAAGCACTTGACGCTTAGCGTCGTAGCTGCCGCACACCTGCTTGGCTCGCTGGGGAGAGAGTCCGATCTTCGAGCGGTATTTGCCATCGCCTGACATGAAGATCACGCCGTCAGTCGCCTCGAGACGCTCGGCAGGCACCTTGCCAAAGTAAGCATCGTTCACGATCGGGCCGAGTTGCTCATCGCTGCCTTGCTCGTAAGGCACCACGATCGTGGTCTCGAGCCCCGGCTTGTACATCCCTAACAACCAAATCGACAGCATGCCCGACTCTTTTGTCCATGGATTGTCGCCAGTGTTGGTCACGGAATTTGTGGTTCGATACCCAACTAACTGTAGCCCTTCGGCATCGATCTCTAGCGACTCTTGGGCAGCGCTGGGCGCGACGAGTTCCACCTGGCGATCAATCCGCAACTTGAATTGGCTACCCGAGTAGTTCTGGAGAGTCGCTTCGCGGGTAAAACTTGCTTGCGAGTCGTCCTGCGAAACTACTTCGAACGGTTCGGTATCTATCGAAGCGGGGGTCTGCCAGTCGCTTAGATCGAACTTCGCCCCGGGCGCGAAGAAGATGCTGAACTGCCCTCCTTCGGGTCCGAGCCAGAAACGTTCTTCTCCACCATACACGTTGATGTGCTTAGCGACTTCCCTCGACTCAATATGCTTGTAGTTGATCCAGCCGAAACTGGTGCCCTCCGCACCGGTGGCCGACGAGGTCATGACCCGCCCTTGATAATCGGGGACCACGGCCACGAGCGATTGACCATCGTCGCTACGTAGCACGATCGTCTTCACGTACTCGTTAAGAAATTCCACGTCTCGACCAAAATTCTTGTCTTGCTGCATCTCGTCGCTCTCCTCGATAGCTGCCGAAGATTCGGCGGGACCGTCAGTGGACTCTACCGACTCGTTGCATCCAGCCA containing:
- a CDS encoding DUF6786 family protein; translation: MRRSKLRLQASRKDQRALQNCLHLWLAALFVMTMAGCNESVESTDGPAESSAAIEESDEMQQDKNFGRDVEFLNEYVKTIVLRSDDGQSLVAVVPDYQGRVMTSSATGAEGTSFGWINYKHIESREVAKHINVYGGEERFWLGPEGGQFSIFFAPGAKFDLSDWQTPASIDTEPFEVVSQDDSQASFTREATLQNYSGSQFKLRIDRQVELVAPSAAQESLEIDAEGLQLVGYRTTNSVTNTGDNPWTKESGMLSIWLLGMYKPGLETTIVVPYEQGSDEQLGPIVNDAYFGKVPAERLEATDGVIFMSGDGKYRSKIGLSPQRAKQVCGSYDAKRQVLTIVKYNMPAGVADYVNSMWELQESPFAGDTVNAYNDGPPEPGAEPLGPFYELETSSPALALSPSETGTHISETYHLQGDAASLDRVAQQVFGVGLQSIRSALQ